One Thalassotalea sediminis DNA segment encodes these proteins:
- a CDS encoding GlxA family transcriptional regulator: MNIGIIAINNCMVSGIYGVLDIFVAANFCIEKKYGKNSQHVINCQIYTTNGLPVRGFNGVEVKPTASIDDEKPLDIIIVAANAEIVVECCQEATDFEHKDKIDHWLNRHYQAGTIIASYCTGAFMLASAGLLTGKVATTHWRNAELFRRLYPHIKLASDELVIDNGDIICSGGSISYIDLSLHLINKYVGRDISSECAKLLVFDPIREKQSPYVSFEKHKDHNDQPILKAQEYIEIHYKQEISIDMLAQRVGLGARTFKRRFKQATTENPLNYLQRIRVEQAKLKLEKTTEPINNIIWSVGYEDVGNFRQLFKRFTGLTPKDYRQKFAT; the protein is encoded by the coding sequence ATGAATATAGGCATAATTGCAATAAATAATTGCATGGTTTCTGGCATTTACGGTGTACTGGATATTTTCGTTGCCGCTAATTTTTGCATAGAAAAAAAATATGGGAAAAATAGCCAACACGTCATTAATTGCCAAATTTATACGACAAATGGTCTACCTGTTCGAGGATTTAACGGTGTCGAAGTAAAACCTACTGCATCAATAGATGATGAGAAACCATTAGATATTATTATTGTTGCTGCTAATGCAGAAATTGTTGTTGAATGTTGTCAAGAAGCCACCGACTTTGAACATAAAGATAAAATAGATCATTGGCTTAATAGACATTATCAGGCCGGAACAATTATAGCGAGTTACTGTACAGGGGCGTTTATGCTAGCAAGTGCAGGGCTACTCACAGGCAAAGTAGCCACAACACATTGGCGTAATGCAGAGTTGTTCAGGCGCCTATATCCGCACATTAAATTAGCCTCAGACGAATTGGTTATCGATAATGGCGACATTATTTGCTCTGGAGGATCTATTTCTTACATTGATCTATCGTTACACCTTATAAATAAATATGTTGGTAGAGACATAAGTTCTGAATGTGCAAAATTATTGGTATTTGACCCCATTAGAGAAAAACAATCTCCTTATGTAAGTTTTGAGAAACATAAAGATCACAACGACCAACCGATATTGAAAGCCCAGGAATATATTGAAATTCATTATAAACAAGAAATATCAATCGATATGTTGGCGCAAAGAGTAGGGTTAGGTGCTAGAACGTTTAAAAGACGTTTTAAGCAGGCTACAACCGAAAACCCATTAAATTACTTACAACGGATACGTGTAGAACAAGCAAAATTAAAATTAGAAAAAACAACAGAGCCGATTAACAATATTATATGGTCAGTAGGTTATGAAGATGTTGGTAATTTTCGACAATTATTTAAAAGATTTACGGGGTTAACACCGAAAGATTATCGCCAAAAATTTGCGACGTAA
- the sdhC gene encoding succinate dehydrogenase, cytochrome b556 subunit yields the protein MKKQRPVNLDLTTIKMHSAAHASILHRISGVIMVFAIGILLWTLSLSLNSADSFAQVKALLDGVFFKLIIIGIISALLYHLLGGIRHLLMDLGHFEEKASGIASAKLIIALWLVLTVVLGVRLW from the coding sequence GTGAAAAAACAACGTCCTGTAAACCTAGATCTAACTACGATAAAAATGCATTCGGCAGCACATGCATCTATTTTACACCGTATATCGGGTGTAATTATGGTCTTTGCTATCGGTATTTTATTGTGGACATTATCCTTATCATTAAATTCTGCAGATAGCTTCGCGCAAGTAAAAGCATTGCTTGATGGTGTTTTCTTTAAATTAATCATAATTGGTATTATTTCAGCGCTTTTATACCACTTGCTTGGTGGCATTCGTCATTTATTGATGGATCTTGGGCACTTTGAAGAAAAAGCGTCAGGAATTGCAAGTGCAAAACTTATCATTGCTCTTTGGTTAGTATTAACTGTCGTATTAGGAGTCCGCTTATGGTAA
- the sdhD gene encoding succinate dehydrogenase, hydrophobic membrane anchor protein yields the protein MVNNAATVGRSGVHDFILLRASAVLLAAYTLYLLGFFVTTPEITFDIWQGFFANICTKVFTVLALFALLIHAWIGVWQVLSDYVKPAFLRGVLQFLFAVLLLAYLITGFLTVWGV from the coding sequence ATGGTAAACAACGCAGCTACTGTAGGCCGCTCTGGCGTACATGATTTTATTCTATTACGTGCAAGTGCCGTTTTATTGGCCGCTTATACGTTATACCTTTTAGGTTTTTTCGTCACGACACCTGAGATTACTTTTGATATATGGCAAGGTTTCTTTGCAAATATCTGCACGAAAGTATTCACTGTTCTTGCACTTTTTGCGTTACTTATTCATGCATGGATTGGTGTATGGCAAGTATTATCTGATTATGTGAAACCTGCTTTTTTACGTGGTGTTTTACAGTTTTTATTTGCCGTGTTGTTATTAGCATATTTAATAACAGGCTTTTTAACAGTGTGGGGTGTGTAA
- the sdhA gene encoding succinate dehydrogenase flavoprotein subunit, with protein sequence MSVSVREFDAIVIGAGGAGMRAALAISESGKSCALISKVFPTRSHTVSAQGGITVALGNAHEDHWEQHMYDTVKGSDYIGDQDAIEYMCKTGPESIIELENMGLPFSRFENGKVYQRPFGGQSKNFGGEQAARTAAAADRTGHALLHCLYQQNVKNKTNVYSEWYALDLVKNDDGAVVGTTAICIETGEVVYFKARATVLATGGAGRIFASTTNAHINTGDGVGMSLRAGVQMQDMEMWQFHPTGIAGAGTLVTEGCRGEGGYLLNKDGERFMERYAPNAKDLAGRDVVARSMMTEIREGRGCDGPWGPHIKLKLDHLGRETLNQRLPGVCDLSKTFAHVDPAEEPIPVIPTCHYQMGGVPCNVNGQAISFNPETGEDTIIEGLFAVGEIANVSVHGANRLGGNSLLDLVVFGRAAGNFLGTYLNETQSAKDASDSDIEAALARYNRWESSDKGEDPVQIRKDLQKCMQFNFSVFREGDAMAEGMKELTEIRERLKHAKLDDKSSEFNTQRIECLELDNLMETAFSTAKAANFRTESRGAHAREDFQERDDENWLCHTIYSPDTEDMSKRTVNMAPIHREAFPPKARTY encoded by the coding sequence GTGAGCGTATCAGTTCGTGAATTTGACGCCATAGTAATTGGCGCAGGCGGCGCGGGTATGCGCGCTGCATTAGCAATTTCGGAATCAGGCAAAAGTTGTGCACTGATTTCTAAAGTTTTTCCTACTCGTTCTCACACAGTATCTGCTCAAGGTGGTATTACTGTTGCGCTAGGTAATGCGCATGAAGATCATTGGGAACAACATATGTATGATACCGTTAAAGGTTCTGATTATATCGGTGACCAAGACGCGATTGAATACATGTGTAAAACAGGTCCAGAGTCGATTATCGAATTAGAGAATATGGGGTTACCTTTCTCTCGTTTTGAAAATGGCAAAGTTTACCAACGTCCATTTGGTGGACAATCGAAAAACTTCGGTGGTGAACAAGCTGCACGTACAGCGGCAGCAGCCGATCGTACTGGTCATGCATTATTACATTGCCTTTATCAGCAAAACGTTAAAAACAAAACAAATGTGTATTCAGAATGGTATGCATTAGATTTAGTGAAAAATGACGATGGTGCTGTTGTTGGTACAACTGCTATTTGTATTGAAACTGGTGAAGTTGTTTATTTTAAAGCTCGCGCAACAGTTTTAGCAACAGGTGGTGCTGGTCGTATATTTGCTTCAACAACTAACGCTCATATTAATACGGGTGATGGTGTTGGTATGTCGCTTCGTGCTGGCGTACAGATGCAAGATATGGAAATGTGGCAGTTCCACCCAACAGGTATTGCAGGTGCAGGTACACTAGTAACTGAAGGTTGTCGTGGTGAAGGTGGGTATCTGCTTAATAAAGATGGTGAACGTTTCATGGAACGTTATGCACCTAATGCTAAAGATTTAGCGGGGCGTGATGTTGTTGCTCGTTCAATGATGACTGAGATTCGTGAAGGTCGTGGTTGTGACGGCCCTTGGGGACCACACATCAAACTTAAGTTGGATCATTTAGGTCGTGAAACGTTAAATCAACGCTTACCAGGTGTTTGTGATTTATCGAAGACTTTTGCTCACGTTGATCCTGCTGAAGAACCGATTCCAGTTATTCCTACCTGTCACTACCAAATGGGTGGTGTACCTTGTAATGTTAACGGTCAGGCTATCTCATTCAACCCTGAAACGGGTGAAGATACCATTATCGAAGGTTTATTTGCGGTGGGTGAAATTGCCAACGTATCAGTACATGGAGCAAACCGTTTAGGTGGTAATTCATTACTTGATTTAGTTGTATTTGGTCGCGCAGCGGGTAACTTCTTAGGAACTTACCTTAACGAAACTCAATCAGCTAAAGATGCATCAGATTCTGATATTGAAGCGGCTCTTGCTCGTTACAACCGTTGGGAATCATCTGATAAAGGTGAAGATCCAGTTCAAATTCGTAAAGACCTACAGAAATGTATGCAATTTAACTTCTCGGTATTCCGTGAAGGTGATGCTATGGCAGAAGGTATGAAAGAATTGACTGAAATTCGTGAACGCCTTAAACATGCGAAACTTGATGATAAGTCTTCTGAATTTAACACCCAACGAATTGAGTGTTTAGAATTAGACAACCTTATGGAAACTGCTTTTAGTACAGCCAAAGCGGCTAACTTCCGTACTGAGTCTCGTGGCGCACATGCTCGTGAAGATTTCCAAGAGCGTGATGATGAAAACTGGTTATGCCATACCATTTACAGTCCTGACACCGAAGATATGTCTAAGCGCACTGTAAATATGGCGCCAATTCACCGTGAAGCTTTCCCACCGAAAGCACGTACATACTAA
- a CDS encoding citrate synthase has translation MAESKATLSIDGKQIAELPVLEGTAGNPVIDIRTLGGAGYFTYDPGFLATASCESAITFIDGGKGVLQHRGYAIDDLAKEADYLEVCYTLLNGELPTEAQYNEFKEIITNHTMVHEKLAHFFQGFLPDAHPMAMVCGVVGALSSFYHSDLDINDRVQRMRSAHRLIAKMPTIAAMAYKYSIGQPFVYPRNDLTYAENFLHMLFSVPAEEYKVSPTLARAMDRIFTLHADHEQNASTSTVRLAGSSGANPYACIAAGVASLWGPAHGGANEACLNMLEEIGDLSRVDEFVARAKDKNDSFRLMGFGHRVYKNFDPRATVMRDTCHEVLNELGIKDPLLDVAMALEKVALEDPYFIEKKLYPNVDFYSGIILKAIGIPTNMFTVIFAMSRTVGWISHWDEMLGQPGQKIGRPRQNYVGEINREFKPLAER, from the coding sequence ATGGCTGAATCAAAAGCCACTCTTAGTATTGATGGCAAACAAATTGCCGAATTACCAGTGCTTGAAGGTACTGCTGGCAATCCTGTTATTGATATTCGCACACTAGGCGGTGCGGGCTACTTCACTTACGACCCAGGTTTTTTAGCTACGGCTTCTTGTGAATCAGCAATTACCTTTATCGATGGCGGTAAAGGTGTATTACAACACCGTGGATACGCAATTGACGACTTAGCGAAAGAAGCAGATTATTTAGAAGTTTGCTACACATTGCTAAACGGTGAGCTACCGACAGAAGCGCAATATAATGAATTTAAAGAAATAATCACTAACCATACGATGGTACACGAGAAGTTAGCACACTTCTTCCAAGGTTTCTTACCTGACGCGCACCCAATGGCAATGGTTTGTGGTGTTGTTGGCGCATTATCTTCGTTCTACCACAGTGACTTAGATATTAATGATCGCGTACAGCGTATGCGCAGTGCACATCGTTTGATTGCAAAAATGCCAACAATTGCAGCAATGGCGTATAAATATAGCATTGGTCAACCATTTGTTTATCCTAGAAATGACCTTACATATGCTGAAAATTTCCTTCATATGTTATTTTCGGTACCTGCTGAAGAATATAAAGTAAGTCCTACGCTTGCTCGCGCAATGGACCGAATTTTCACGCTTCATGCTGATCACGAACAAAATGCTTCTACGTCAACAGTACGTTTAGCAGGTTCTTCTGGCGCTAACCCGTATGCATGTATTGCAGCAGGTGTAGCTTCATTGTGGGGCCCTGCACATGGTGGCGCGAATGAAGCATGCTTAAATATGCTTGAAGAAATTGGCGACTTGAGCCGTGTTGACGAATTTGTTGCACGTGCTAAAGATAAAAATGACTCTTTCCGCTTAATGGGCTTTGGTCACCGTGTTTATAAAAACTTCGACCCTCGCGCAACAGTTATGCGTGATACCTGTCACGAAGTTTTAAACGAGTTAGGGATTAAAGATCCACTACTAGACGTAGCAATGGCACTTGAAAAAGTGGCTCTTGAAGATCCATACTTCATTGAGAAGAAGTTATACCCTAATGTTGACTTCTATTCAGGTATCATCTTGAAAGCTATCGGTATTCCAACAAATATGTTTACCGTTATCTTCGCTATGTCACGTACTGTTGGTTGGATTTCACACTGGGATGAAATGTTAGGACAGCCTGGTCAGAAGATCGGTCGTCCTCGTCAAAACTACGTGGGTGAAATTAATCGTGAGTTTAAGCCATTAGCTGAAAGATAA
- the tcdA gene encoding tRNA cyclic N6-threonylcarbamoyladenosine(37) synthase TcdA, translating to MSDYQTRFSGIERLYGQVGTTAIKNAHFCVVGIGGVGSWVAEALARTGVNNITLIDLDDICTTNTNRQIHALTTTVGDSKVEVMAARIKLINPSCQVNCIEDFVTQENLRELINQEYDYVIDAIDSVQIKSAIIAHCKRNKINLVTIGGAGGQIDPTKIAITDLSQTYQDPLLAKVRNQLRREYNFSRNTKRKFGIDAVFSTEQLKYPDGSGEVCQAKQATEGAMRLDCSGGFGAATHVTASFAFFAVGRALEKLANKAHTKQ from the coding sequence ATGTCAGATTATCAAACAAGATTTAGCGGTATCGAACGTTTATACGGGCAAGTAGGTACAACTGCCATTAAAAATGCTCATTTCTGCGTTGTCGGTATTGGCGGTGTTGGCTCCTGGGTTGCTGAAGCGCTTGCTAGAACCGGTGTTAATAACATTACGCTCATTGACCTTGACGACATTTGTACCACAAATACTAACCGTCAAATCCATGCGCTCACGACAACGGTAGGCGACAGTAAAGTTGAGGTTATGGCGGCACGAATTAAACTCATTAATCCGAGTTGTCAGGTCAATTGCATAGAAGATTTTGTGACCCAAGAAAACCTTCGTGAACTTATCAATCAAGAGTACGATTATGTCATTGACGCAATCGACTCTGTGCAGATAAAAAGCGCCATAATCGCCCATTGTAAACGCAATAAAATCAACCTTGTTACTATTGGTGGTGCAGGCGGTCAAATTGATCCGACGAAAATTGCCATAACAGATCTGAGCCAGACCTATCAAGATCCATTACTTGCTAAAGTGAGAAATCAACTGCGCCGGGAGTATAACTTTAGCCGCAATACTAAACGTAAGTTCGGCATAGATGCTGTTTTCTCAACAGAGCAACTAAAATACCCTGATGGTTCAGGCGAAGTTTGCCAAGCGAAACAAGCAACAGAGGGTGCAATGAGATTAGACTGTAGCGGCGGTTTTGGTGCCGCAACCCATGTAACGGCCAGTTTTGCTTTTTTTGCCGTAGGTAGAGCATTAGAAAAATTAGCAAATAAAGCACACACTAAACAATAA